One Candidatus Limnocylindrales bacterium genomic region harbors:
- the infB gene encoding translation initiation factor IF-2: MAETRIGTGKATARAAAPAAKGAAAAKTVAAPSVVIRRVRKRVEDGPPPAAPAASSLSIGDRRVSTMVDVDPETLALFDPSPFGYAAVTGPLGTISSAAFTDGADLAADLPEPEAPLPPPVEAVTATPPPEAIESESAAIEARKAAAKPATARPAQEVVEPAPASEDEEEFSDKVSADEAQRITDAYSDVLLKREEVVPAPAVADGTPEVAAKRTGPRVLGRIDLTRKPVPAKTAAAPAAPGTADKPAKEGEAADADRSRKKKRKVVRKEDLFDALERAHQVRPRKKKASPGQKLRKTELTVPKASKRVVRVNESTTAAELARTMGVKVGEVLGTLMRLGAMKTVNDVLDIDTATLVAEEFGYTLENTAMNVDELLDLGTTGEEENEGEPRPPVVTVMGHVDHGKTSLLDAIRQTNVVAGESGGITQHIGAYMVQSKIGPICFLDTPGHAAFTAMRSRGAGITDLVVLVVAADDGVMPQTIEAVNHAKAADVPIIVAVNKIDKPDANSDRIKQQLTEYGVQPEEWGGQTQFLEVSALKRTGIDELLEAISLQAEILDLRAPIDARAVGTVVESRLDRGRGPVATVLVQKGELKHGDHFVCGEIVGRVRAMNDHAGHPVKIAGPSTPVEIIGLDGVPSAGDPFVVVEDPSKAAQVAEFRRETTRKSSMSTTTRMSLEDLQKRLAGTVENLELSIVIKADVDGSVEAIRNALEKLSNDEVTLRVIHGGVGAINESDVQLAMASNAIIVGFHVRPEGKARQLAEREGVDLRTHTVIYELIDEVKSALEGLLAPEQKEVYEGRAEVRNTFTVPGGTIAGCYVIDGTITRAHQCRIVRDGRVVYTGRLGSLRRFKDDAREVQAGYECGIGLERFNDVKVGDLIECYRVDEIKRTLASPKLETARA; the protein is encoded by the coding sequence ATGGCAGAGACTCGAATCGGGACAGGAAAGGCCACCGCACGCGCGGCGGCACCGGCAGCCAAAGGCGCTGCAGCAGCAAAGACCGTCGCCGCACCGTCGGTGGTGATTCGCCGCGTTCGCAAGCGCGTCGAGGACGGACCGCCTCCGGCCGCTCCTGCAGCATCGTCGCTGTCGATCGGCGACCGGCGCGTATCGACGATGGTCGACGTGGATCCGGAAACCCTCGCGCTCTTCGACCCGAGCCCGTTCGGTTACGCCGCGGTCACCGGGCCGCTCGGCACGATCTCGTCGGCAGCGTTCACCGACGGCGCGGATCTCGCCGCCGATCTGCCGGAACCCGAAGCTCCGCTTCCGCCGCCGGTCGAGGCGGTTACGGCGACACCGCCGCCCGAAGCCATCGAGAGCGAATCCGCGGCCATCGAAGCACGAAAGGCTGCCGCCAAGCCGGCGACCGCGCGCCCTGCGCAGGAAGTGGTCGAGCCGGCTCCGGCAAGCGAGGACGAGGAGGAATTCTCCGACAAGGTCTCGGCGGACGAGGCCCAGCGGATCACCGACGCGTACAGCGACGTGCTGCTCAAGCGCGAAGAAGTCGTACCTGCTCCTGCCGTCGCCGACGGCACACCGGAAGTCGCGGCAAAGCGCACCGGACCGCGCGTGCTCGGACGCATCGACCTTACGCGCAAGCCGGTGCCGGCCAAGACCGCCGCTGCACCCGCAGCGCCGGGAACAGCCGACAAGCCCGCAAAGGAAGGCGAAGCCGCCGACGCCGACCGTAGCCGCAAGAAAAAGCGCAAGGTCGTCCGCAAGGAAGACCTCTTCGACGCACTCGAGCGCGCGCACCAGGTTCGCCCGCGCAAGAAGAAGGCTTCGCCGGGCCAGAAGCTTCGAAAGACCGAGCTTACGGTTCCCAAGGCGAGCAAGCGCGTGGTGCGCGTCAACGAGAGCACGACGGCCGCCGAGCTCGCCCGCACGATGGGCGTCAAGGTCGGCGAAGTGCTCGGCACGCTGATGCGCCTCGGCGCAATGAAGACCGTCAACGACGTGCTCGACATCGACACCGCGACGCTGGTGGCCGAAGAGTTCGGCTATACGCTCGAGAACACCGCGATGAACGTCGACGAGCTTCTCGACCTCGGCACGACCGGGGAAGAAGAGAACGAGGGCGAGCCGCGGCCTCCCGTGGTCACCGTCATGGGACACGTCGACCACGGCAAGACGTCGCTGCTCGACGCGATCCGCCAGACCAACGTCGTCGCCGGCGAGTCCGGCGGCATTACGCAGCACATCGGCGCGTACATGGTCCAGTCCAAGATCGGACCGATCTGTTTCCTCGATACGCCGGGTCACGCCGCATTCACCGCGATGCGTTCGCGCGGAGCGGGAATTACCGATCTCGTGGTGCTGGTGGTTGCGGCCGACGACGGCGTGATGCCGCAGACGATCGAAGCGGTAAATCATGCGAAGGCTGCCGACGTGCCGATCATCGTGGCCGTCAACAAGATCGACAAGCCCGACGCCAACAGCGACCGCATCAAGCAGCAGCTGACCGAGTACGGCGTCCAGCCCGAAGAGTGGGGCGGCCAGACGCAGTTCCTCGAGGTTTCGGCGCTCAAGCGCACCGGCATCGACGAGCTGCTCGAGGCGATTTCGCTTCAGGCCGAAATCCTCGACCTGCGGGCGCCGATCGATGCGCGCGCGGTCGGCACCGTCGTCGAGTCGCGGCTCGATCGCGGCCGCGGACCGGTTGCGACCGTTCTCGTGCAGAAGGGCGAGCTCAAGCACGGCGACCATTTCGTCTGCGGTGAGATCGTCGGTCGCGTACGCGCGATGAACGACCACGCGGGACATCCGGTCAAGATCGCGGGCCCTTCGACGCCGGTCGAGATCATCGGTCTGGACGGCGTGCCTTCGGCCGGCGATCCATTCGTGGTCGTCGAGGATCCGTCCAAGGCGGCTCAGGTCGCCGAATTCCGCCGCGAGACCACGCGCAAGTCGTCGATGTCGACGACCACGCGCATGTCTCTCGAAGACCTCCAGAAGCGTCTGGCCGGTACGGTGGAAAATCTCGAGCTCAGCATCGTGATCAAGGCCGATGTGGACGGCTCGGTCGAAGCGATCCGCAATGCGCTCGAAAAGCTCTCCAACGACGAAGTGACCCTGCGTGTGATCCACGGCGGCGTCGGAGCCATCAACGAGTCCGACGTGCAGCTCGCAATGGCGTCGAACGCGATCATCGTCGGCTTCCACGTGCGCCCCGAAGGAAAGGCGCGCCAGCTGGCCGAGCGCGAAGGCGTCGATCTGCGTACGCACACGGTCATCTACGAGCTCATCGATGAGGTGAAGTCTGCGCTCGAAGGCCTGCTCGCTCCCGAGCAGAAGGAAGTCTACGAAGGCCGCGCGGAAGTGCGCAACACGTTCACGGTTCCCGGTGGAACGATCGCGGGCTGCTACGTCATCGACGGTACGATCACGCGTGCGCACCAGTGCCGCATCGTGCGCGA
- a CDS encoding ELWxxDGT repeat protein gives MPAGAQTATRLADIEPGSGGSYPFNLTRSGSFVYFSASDSVEGRRLWKTDGTPAGTVPLYDPRPIPNDNHNAQVNALVDVDGTLFFSPYDGSTPSTLWKTDGTVAGTVHVSDVAPGILADSTATAGISWNGELYFIHYDPAYGHQLWRSDGTEAGTVKIKDLSSARPTNLSVLAGRLYFIMSSSELWTSDGTEAGTYKVMNLVTVNPGATCPPPPFVFYPEYWCLQYPTVYHLLAEAGGLVYVAALENVGTTFRVALWTTDGTVAGSHRVREASTHVFDMVAYDDTLYLTVEDPATGAELWTSDGTAAGTVLVDDIVPGSGSSWPHHFFVVNGTLWFVTSTSAPFELWTSDGTQGGSEPVGAMFSDVSGQTAVGSKLSFDANDACGDYELWISDGASSGIRRPRQFVSYNFTAVTPDGKLLYVGDNGGGVEIWSYDGGTPPPDSCGDGIVDSGEGCDLGDGNGQSSSCCQCTCTLSDAGTECAASTGGCDLPEVCDGTSAVCPAPVASACGNGILESGEQCDEGTANGEEASCCGCDCTAFDSATLCRASSHASSPTCDPPEYCTGTTGGCPADVYEDDGDFDGVCDSTDPCVRFDSGWRRAKLSLDNVQSRGKLTVEMSVPEPPAIDPPANGVRLLIENEDHSESIVDVTIPPGGYDPASNTGWKPSPTGTSWTYVNHEGYDGITRFTVKMRDKAWNMVVKISMSGRSFEDSGMTVPHPLNVTLVIDSPSSTSGQCAWIHYLDYQCEADQTEQIVRCE, from the coding sequence ATGCCCGCCGGCGCGCAGACAGCCACGCGTCTGGCAGACATCGAGCCGGGCAGTGGCGGCTCCTATCCGTTCAACCTGACGAGATCCGGAAGCTTCGTTTATTTCAGCGCCAGCGATTCTGTCGAGGGCCGGCGCCTGTGGAAGACCGACGGGACGCCAGCAGGGACGGTGCCGCTTTACGACCCGCGGCCGATTCCGAACGACAATCACAACGCACAGGTGAACGCCCTCGTCGACGTGGACGGGACCCTGTTCTTCTCACCGTACGATGGCAGCACGCCGTCTACGTTGTGGAAGACGGACGGCACCGTGGCCGGCACCGTGCACGTCTCCGATGTTGCCCCGGGAATATTGGCCGACAGCACGGCAACCGCCGGCATCTCGTGGAACGGGGAACTGTACTTCATCCACTATGATCCGGCTTACGGCCACCAGTTGTGGAGGAGCGACGGTACCGAGGCCGGAACGGTCAAAATCAAGGACCTGTCTTCCGCCAGGCCGACGAACCTTAGTGTTCTGGCCGGCCGGCTGTATTTCATCATGAGTTCCAGCGAGCTCTGGACGAGCGACGGCACCGAGGCGGGGACCTACAAGGTGATGAATCTGGTGACGGTCAACCCGGGCGCCACATGTCCGCCGCCACCGTTCGTTTTTTATCCGGAGTACTGGTGCCTGCAGTACCCGACGGTCTACCACTTGCTCGCGGAGGCCGGAGGCCTCGTCTATGTGGCCGCCCTCGAAAACGTAGGGACCACGTTCCGGGTTGCGCTCTGGACGACCGATGGCACCGTCGCCGGTTCGCACCGCGTTCGCGAAGCTTCCACGCACGTTTTCGACATGGTCGCCTATGACGACACGCTGTACCTGACCGTCGAAGATCCGGCGACGGGCGCGGAGCTGTGGACGAGCGACGGAACAGCGGCCGGCACCGTGCTGGTCGATGACATCGTGCCCGGCAGCGGCTCGAGCTGGCCTCACCACTTCTTCGTCGTCAACGGAACGCTATGGTTCGTCACGTCGACGAGTGCGCCGTTCGAGCTGTGGACGAGCGACGGAACTCAAGGCGGTAGCGAGCCCGTCGGTGCGATGTTCTCGGACGTCTCCGGGCAGACGGCGGTCGGCAGCAAGCTCAGCTTCGACGCGAACGACGCCTGCGGCGATTACGAGCTGTGGATCAGCGACGGCGCGTCGAGCGGGATCCGGCGGCCGCGACAATTCGTGAGTTATAATTTCACGGCCGTCACTCCGGATGGAAAACTGCTCTACGTCGGTGACAACGGGGGCGGCGTCGAAATCTGGAGCTACGACGGCGGGACGCCGCCGCCCGATTCGTGCGGCGACGGGATCGTCGATTCCGGCGAAGGCTGCGACCTTGGCGACGGCAACGGCCAGTCCAGCAGTTGCTGCCAATGCACCTGCACGCTGTCGGACGCAGGTACCGAATGCGCCGCGTCGACGGGCGGCTGTGACCTGCCCGAAGTCTGCGACGGCACGAGCGCCGTTTGTCCCGCGCCCGTCGCAAGCGCCTGCGGCAACGGCATTCTTGAATCGGGGGAACAGTGCGACGAAGGGACGGCGAATGGCGAAGAGGCCAGCTGCTGCGGCTGCGACTGCACTGCGTTCGACAGCGCCACACTGTGCCGCGCGTCGAGTCACGCTTCGAGCCCGACCTGCGATCCGCCGGAGTATTGCACGGGCACGACGGGCGGCTGCCCCGCGGATGTTTACGAGGATGACGGCGACTTCGATGGCGTGTGCGATTCGACCGATCCGTGCGTTCGCTTCGACAGCGGTTGGCGTCGCGCCAAGCTCAGCCTCGACAACGTGCAATCGCGCGGAAAGCTGACCGTGGAGATGAGCGTTCCCGAGCCTCCTGCAATTGACCCGCCCGCAAACGGCGTGCGCCTTTTGATCGAGAACGAGGACCACAGCGAGTCGATCGTCGACGTTACGATCCCGCCAGGTGGATATGATCCCGCAAGCAACACGGGCTGGAAGCCCTCGCCTACCGGCACCTCATGGACCTACGTCAACCACGAGGGCTACGACGGCATCACACGCTTTACCGTCAAGATGCGCGACAAGGCCTGGAACATGGTCGTAAAGATTTCCATGAGCGGCCGCAGCTTCGAGGATTCCGGCATGACGGTGCCACACCCGCTGAACGTGACGCTCGTGATCGATTCACCCAGCTCCACGTCCGGACAGTGCGCGTGGATCCACTACCTTGACTACCAGTGCGAGGCCGACCAGACGGAACAGATCGTACGTTGCGAATGA
- the greA gene encoding transcription elongation factor GreA: MQKLKIVERLQNELAVLRRELNIELPKIIEEARAHGDLKENAEYHAAKEKQGMVSARVGNLEARIKELSMYTISSISRDAIGYGSLVELEDLETGETITYEMVFPEEVDMAAGKISLTSPVGQALLKRTVGDEVKIQLPNARKSYEILAVKTIHDRGLTE, from the coding sequence ATGCAGAAACTCAAGATCGTCGAACGACTTCAGAACGAGCTCGCCGTGCTTCGCCGCGAGCTCAACATCGAGCTCCCGAAAATCATCGAGGAGGCGCGCGCGCACGGCGATCTCAAGGAGAACGCCGAGTACCACGCTGCCAAGGAAAAGCAGGGCATGGTCAGCGCCCGCGTCGGCAACCTCGAGGCGCGCATCAAGGAGCTGTCGATGTACACGATCTCGTCGATCTCGCGCGACGCGATCGGCTACGGCAGCCTCGTCGAGCTCGAAGACCTCGAGACCGGGGAGACCATCACGTACGAAATGGTTTTTCCGGAAGAGGTCGACATGGCCGCCGGCAAGATCTCGCTGACGTCGCCGGTCGGGCAGGCGCTGCTGAAGCGCACGGTCGGAGACGAGGTCAAGATCCAGCTCCCCAATGCACGCAAGAGCTACGAAATCCTCGCGGTGAAGACGATCCACGATCGCGGGCTTACGGAATGA
- a CDS encoding 1-acyl-sn-glycerol-3-phosphate acyltransferase produces MSTSASTAAVLTPLDTPPPFEPHPSAMRRRMNRIAEFVGRRLFGRAVVNERLVEKIRALSELGTIVYVLRHHSFVDYFMINFILRREDLPLPVFANGVMPWALAPLREMFRNMRSSRGGKEEAEAVLDQESCAAAVASGRPVMVFMRGPREGGATAAEHEAAARAGGEYLRHILPLRDSREIFIVPLAPFRGHSFRRRDTGLAAVVYNAHEVMSEFRKLITYWVFRRDLFLTVGTEVGLREFAERYPRDSEDRLVKRLTRAIQIFLYREERVVMGPAIMSRRKIKSILFGAEATRTFIASYAAEHGVAEAKVRKRAESIFDEMAAEYNSAIFSVVSWTFIKIWHRMFQGLETIGFETVIEKAKHHPIVMVPCHRSHLDYLILSYLFHLNFVSPPHIAAGVNMGFGLMGPILRASGAYFIRRSFGDDEVYKHVFSVYLQFLIREGYTQEFFIEGGRSRTGKIMTPKLGMLAAIVNAYSTGMRRDLYLVPVSIHYGRIVEEEAYQAELAGAEKEPESMSGLMRARRFLKQKYGSVYVSFAEPISLSDELGDRKQRFGEKAGDPEVEEEKRRFIQRLGFRILREVNGVAVAGATSVSATVLLGATHWGFRYRDFRERADELYRLIVFLGIRPTSSLSRNAGTFRESMGFLSANRLIEVLPRGREEVLVVQQGRRMALDFYKNNLIHAFLVPSLAVTCLREGVPLSQLVERIWSWLDLFRYEFPLPSRSTFAAQVDRFLTYLEEVGAYRDGVLDAAHPLSAALMNVLQNFREAYYVQALTCLHRLGTDGLSEKALLEEVRKYYKTCLLLGEVTKSEGAGDVTLRNALSRFIEMGFVRSEGRGRGGREKWIVRGAEWPALEPFVIALEESLRIHAAGSRF; encoded by the coding sequence ATGAGCACCAGTGCTTCCACTGCGGCGGTCCTGACGCCGCTCGATACTCCGCCTCCCTTCGAACCGCATCCGTCGGCGATGCGCCGGCGCATGAACCGCATCGCCGAGTTCGTCGGCCGCCGGCTGTTCGGCCGCGCCGTCGTCAACGAACGGCTGGTCGAGAAGATCCGCGCGCTGTCCGAGCTCGGCACCATCGTCTACGTGCTGCGCCATCACTCGTTCGTCGATTACTTCATGATCAACTTCATCCTGCGGCGCGAGGATCTCCCGCTGCCGGTCTTCGCGAACGGCGTGATGCCGTGGGCGCTGGCTCCGCTGCGCGAGATGTTCCGCAACATGCGCTCGTCACGCGGCGGCAAGGAAGAAGCCGAAGCAGTGCTCGACCAGGAGAGCTGCGCCGCCGCGGTCGCGTCCGGACGTCCGGTGATGGTCTTCATGCGCGGACCGCGCGAGGGCGGGGCAACCGCTGCCGAGCATGAAGCGGCCGCGCGCGCCGGCGGAGAGTATCTGCGCCACATCCTGCCGCTGCGCGACAGCCGCGAGATCTTCATCGTGCCGCTCGCACCGTTTCGCGGCCACAGTTTCCGTCGCCGCGACACGGGACTTGCCGCCGTCGTCTACAACGCGCACGAAGTGATGAGCGAGTTCCGCAAGCTCATCACGTACTGGGTTTTCCGCCGCGATTTGTTCCTGACCGTCGGCACCGAAGTTGGCCTTCGCGAGTTCGCGGAGCGTTATCCGAGAGACAGCGAGGACCGCCTCGTCAAGCGCCTGACCCGCGCCATCCAGATCTTCCTGTACAGGGAGGAGAGGGTGGTCATGGGGCCGGCCATCATGTCGCGGCGCAAGATCAAATCGATCCTGTTCGGCGCCGAAGCGACGCGCACGTTCATCGCGAGCTACGCCGCCGAGCACGGCGTCGCCGAAGCGAAGGTTCGAAAACGCGCCGAGTCGATCTTCGACGAGATGGCGGCCGAGTATAACAGCGCGATCTTCTCGGTGGTCTCGTGGACGTTCATCAAGATCTGGCACCGGATGTTCCAGGGCCTCGAGACGATCGGGTTCGAAACTGTCATCGAGAAGGCCAAGCACCATCCGATCGTGATGGTGCCGTGCCACCGCAGCCATCTCGACTACCTGATCCTTTCGTATCTGTTTCACCTGAACTTCGTCAGCCCTCCGCACATCGCCGCCGGCGTGAACATGGGCTTCGGCCTGATGGGCCCGATCCTGCGGGCGAGCGGCGCGTACTTCATTCGCCGCAGCTTCGGCGACGACGAAGTCTACAAACACGTCTTCAGCGTCTACCTGCAGTTCCTGATCCGCGAAGGCTACACGCAGGAGTTCTTCATCGAAGGCGGGCGCAGCCGCACCGGCAAGATCATGACGCCGAAGCTCGGCATGCTGGCCGCGATCGTCAATGCGTACTCGACCGGCATGCGGCGCGACCTCTACCTGGTGCCGGTCTCGATCCACTACGGACGCATCGTCGAGGAAGAGGCGTACCAGGCCGAGCTCGCCGGCGCCGAGAAAGAGCCCGAGAGCATGTCGGGCCTGATGCGGGCGAGACGTTTCCTCAAGCAGAAGTACGGCTCGGTCTACGTATCGTTCGCCGAGCCGATCTCGCTCAGCGACGAGCTCGGCGACCGCAAGCAGCGTTTCGGCGAAAAGGCCGGAGATCCGGAAGTCGAGGAAGAGAAACGCCGCTTCATCCAGCGGCTGGGCTTCCGCATCCTGCGCGAGGTCAACGGCGTCGCCGTTGCGGGCGCGACGTCGGTGTCGGCGACCGTGCTGCTCGGCGCGACGCACTGGGGCTTCCGCTATCGCGATTTTCGCGAGCGCGCCGACGAGCTCTACCGGCTGATCGTTTTCCTCGGTATCCGGCCGACGTCGTCGCTGTCGCGCAATGCCGGCACGTTCCGCGAGAGCATGGGCTTCCTGAGCGCCAACCGGCTGATCGAAGTGCTTCCGCGCGGCCGCGAAGAAGTCCTGGTCGTGCAGCAGGGCCGGCGCATGGCGCTCGACTTCTACAAGAACAATCTGATCCACGCGTTCCTGGTCCCGTCACTCGCCGTGACGTGCCTGCGCGAAGGCGTACCGCTGTCGCAGCTCGTCGAGCGCATCTGGTCGTGGCTCGACCTTTTCCGATACGAGTTTCCGCTGCCGTCGCGAAGCACGTTTGCCGCCCAGGTGGATCGATTCCTTACGTACCTCGAGGAGGTCGGCGCATACCGGGACGGAGTGCTCGATGCCGCGCATCCGCTGTCGGCCGCGCTGATGAACGTGCTGCAGAACTTCCGCGAGGCCTATTACGTGCAGGCGCTGACGTGCCTGCACCGCCTCGGTACCGACGGCCTTTCGGAGAAGGCGCTTCTCGAAGAGGTGCGCAAGTACTACAAGACCTGTCTTCTTCTCGGTGAGGTCACCAAGTCCGAAGGCGCCGGCGACGTGACGCTGCGCAATGCGCTCAGCCGATTCATCGAGATGGGCTTCGTGCGCTCGGAAGGACGCGGCCGCGGGGGCCGCGAAAAATGGATCGTCCGCGGCGCCGAGTGGCCGGCGCTCGAGCCTTTCGTGATCGCGCTCGAAGAAAGTTTGCGCATTCATGCGGCCGGGTCGCGCTTCTGA
- a CDS encoding YlxR family protein, whose translation MKGRALHGPTRTCVGCGSRDAQASMIRLRLRDGASIVPAAEVPTGRSAYVHDREGCVSGLVRSKGLGKSLRLAVSKQMRLELVESLAARSRMTPQHAPDALKDTRTVL comes from the coding sequence ATGAAGGGACGAGCGCTACACGGCCCGACGCGAACCTGCGTCGGCTGCGGATCACGCGACGCGCAGGCGTCGATGATCCGGCTGCGGCTTCGCGATGGTGCGTCCATCGTACCGGCGGCCGAAGTGCCGACCGGACGCAGCGCATACGTCCACGATCGCGAAGGCTGCGTCTCCGGGCTGGTCCGCAGCAAAGGCCTCGGCAAGTCGCTTCGCCTGGCCGTTTCGAAACAGATGCGGCTCGAACTTGTCGAGTCGCTGGCGGCGCGCAGCCGAATGACGCCGCAACATGCACCGGACGCGCTCAAAGATACGAGAACCGTTCTCTGA
- a CDS encoding GatB/YqeY domain-containing protein, with amino-acid sequence MTEKDLRDQLTTAMRAKDAVRMRALRAVLSLVKNRMIEVRTELSERDIATLIQREVKQCKETLDFARQAGRAEQVTEHEELLRVLEGLLPQSLSEQELRDAIRAIVAETGATNLGPIMKSLGEKYAGRYDGKAASELAKSILAG; translated from the coding sequence ATGACCGAAAAGGATCTACGCGATCAGTTGACCACCGCGATGCGAGCCAAGGACGCCGTGCGCATGCGCGCGCTTCGGGCCGTTCTGTCGCTGGTCAAGAACCGCATGATCGAGGTTCGCACCGAGCTGTCGGAGCGCGACATCGCGACGCTCATCCAGCGCGAGGTCAAGCAGTGCAAAGAGACGCTCGACTTTGCGCGCCAGGCCGGCCGCGCCGAACAGGTGACCGAGCACGAGGAGCTTCTCCGTGTTCTCGAAGGCCTGCTTCCGCAGTCGCTCAGCGAACAGGAGCTGCGCGACGCCATCCGCGCCATCGTCGCCGAAACGGGTGCGACAAACCTCGGCCCGATCATGAAATCACTCGGCGAAAAATACGCCGGCCGCTACGATGGCAAGGCCGCAAGCGAGCTTGCCAAGTCGATCCTCGCCGGCTGA
- the rimP gene encoding ribosome maturation factor RimP, which translates to MDRDVSRILAIAEPIAAERGLEVLDVEVAGSLVRVLLDSPDEDRKVSVEDCQAVSHRLGDGLEAHEVLGGRYMLEVSSPGVNRLLKKIEHFRRVLGRKVRVRARPGGADRRTWLGRLEEVGDDGIRVAVDGGEEVRVGWSEIEKANLEFEFEQKPARAGRPASKGPSAKTGRSPANKKRR; encoded by the coding sequence ATGGACAGAGACGTCTCCAGGATCCTGGCGATCGCGGAGCCGATCGCTGCCGAGCGGGGTCTCGAGGTTCTCGACGTCGAGGTTGCTGGTTCGCTCGTCCGGGTGCTTCTCGATAGCCCAGACGAGGATCGCAAGGTCAGTGTCGAGGACTGTCAGGCCGTCAGCCACCGCCTCGGTGATGGACTGGAAGCCCACGAAGTCCTGGGCGGCCGTTACATGCTCGAGGTTTCCTCGCCGGGCGTGAACCGGCTGCTCAAGAAGATCGAGCACTTTCGCCGGGTGCTCGGACGCAAGGTCAGGGTTCGGGCACGGCCAGGCGGCGCCGATAGGCGCACGTGGCTCGGCCGGCTGGAAGAAGTCGGCGACGACGGGATTCGCGTCGCCGTGGATGGCGGCGAGGAAGTCCGGGTCGGCTGGAGCGAGATCGAAAAAGCGAACCTCGAGTTCGAGTTCGAACAGAAGCCCGCGCGCGCCGGGCGTCCCGCAAGCAAGGGGCCGTCGGCGAAAACCGGACGCAGCCCCGCAAACAAGAAGCGGCGCTGA
- the nusA gene encoding transcription termination factor NusA yields MQSEFLRVIDQVSKEKGIDRALVIETIEEAMKSAAKKTHGADINVEAKFDTITGEIELFKIQTVVGEIENPATEIDLAAARAQFDPECQIGDELLTKLDPPDSRIAAQAAKQNIVQKVREHERAMIYSEYKQHEGTIQSGVVMRFEKRNLIVQLRPNVDAILPEREQIPRERYRQGDRIRALVLRVDENARGPQIVLSRTNPALVSKLFEQEVPEVYEGIVEIKDVVREPGGRAKIAVVSNDSDVDPVGACVGMRGSRVQAVVQELRGERIDIVPWTPDETEFVCRALSPAKVSRIVIDEADHSMEVIVPDDQLSLAIGRKGQNVRLAGKLTRWKLDVHSDSEYERWQRESRLSLRRVEGLSDLRAELLLADGYKSAGELAGSKPEEIAEVLECSAEEAMPLIEAARIADRLERREKIVHRITSAVSEAAEAVLSRAAAAAAEAASAESEAGAADVAAAPAEPTEVAEA; encoded by the coding sequence ATGCAATCAGAGTTTCTCCGGGTCATCGATCAGGTCAGCAAGGAAAAGGGCATCGACCGTGCCCTTGTCATCGAGACGATCGAAGAGGCCATGAAGTCGGCCGCCAAGAAGACCCACGGCGCCGACATCAACGTCGAAGCGAAGTTCGACACGATCACCGGCGAGATCGAGCTGTTCAAGATCCAGACGGTCGTCGGTGAAATCGAAAATCCCGCAACCGAGATCGACCTCGCTGCGGCGCGCGCCCAGTTCGATCCCGAATGCCAGATCGGCGACGAGCTCCTGACCAAGCTCGATCCGCCCGACTCGCGCATCGCGGCGCAGGCGGCCAAGCAGAACATCGTCCAGAAGGTCCGCGAGCACGAGCGCGCGATGATCTACAGCGAATACAAGCAGCACGAAGGCACGATCCAGTCGGGTGTCGTGATGCGTTTCGAGAAGCGCAACCTCATCGTGCAGCTTCGTCCGAACGTGGACGCGATCCTGCCGGAGCGCGAACAGATTCCGCGCGAGCGCTACCGCCAGGGCGACCGCATCCGGGCGCTCGTGCTGCGCGTCGACGAGAACGCACGCGGGCCGCAGATCGTGCTGTCGCGCACCAATCCGGCGCTCGTCAGCAAGCTGTTCGAGCAGGAAGTTCCCGAAGTCTACGAAGGCATCGTCGAGATCAAGGACGTCGTGCGCGAGCCCGGCGGCCGCGCGAAGATCGCGGTGGTCTCCAACGACAGCGACGTCGATCCGGTCGGCGCATGCGTCGGCATGCGCGGCAGCCGCGTTCAGGCCGTCGTGCAGGAGCTTCGCGGCGAACGCATCGACATCGTTCCGTGGACGCCGGACGAAACCGAGTTCGTCTGCCGTGCGCTGTCGCCCGCGAAGGTCTCGCGCATCGTCATCGACGAGGCGGATCACTCGATGGAAGTGATCGTTCCCGACGACCAGCTCTCGCTCGCGATCGGTCGCAAGGGCCAGAACGTGCGCCTGGCCGGCAAGCTCACGCGCTGGAAGCTCGACGTGCACAGCGACAGCGAGTACGAGCGCTGGCAGCGCGAGTCGCGCCTGTCGCTGCGGCGGGTCGAAGGCCTGAGCGACCTGCGCGCCGAGCTGCTGCTCGCCGACGGGTACAAGTCAGCTGGCGAGCTCGCCGGCAGCAAGCCCGAGGAGATCGCCGAGGTTCTCGAGTGCTCGGCCGAAGAGGCGATGCCGCTGATCGAAGCCGCGCGCATCGCCGACCGCCTCGAGCGCCGCGAAAAGATCGTGCACCGGATCACGAGCGCGGTTTCCGAGGCCGCCGAAGCCGTGCTCAGCCGAGCGGCGGCAGCCGCAGCCGAAGCCGCGAGCGCAGAAAGCGAAGCGGGCGCGGCGGATGTCGCTGCGGCGCCTGCCGAGCCGACCGAGGTCGCCGAGGCGTAA